The window CGAGCGGACCGATCCGCCAGATCCGATAAGCATCCTCGAGGCTTATTTCATCCAATGGAACACGATACCGCACTCCGAAACTCACATCTGTTATCAGGAGCGCCGTTTCGATGCACCCCGCCAAACTCAACCGGCTAAACGGAAACACCTCCAGGCAAATGTTCAATCCACTTGGGAACCCCAGCCCTATTTCGAGATCAAAAATCCGCTGTCGTACTGCTCCTTGGTTAATTGCCGCAACCGCTGTTTCTGTCGTATCACCACCGAAAACATGACGCCGTGTTGTGTCATTCTCCGTCTGCAGAGCAGAAGCAGCGTGGAAACTCAGAAGAGGGTCATGTTTCCCTTGTGCCCGTTTGCGCTCAGCCTTCGCTGTAGAATATGGACTATCAAAAAGGATTTCATCATCCACTTCAGTGAAAGTTGCAGGAATATGCCGGGCATAGGCTTGAAGATGCAAGAAAGCCATAACAACAAATAAGACAAACTTCAGGATGGCCATTGATGGAACTCCAATTTGTTTTCTTATTGTTGGGAGAACATTCTTTCCCTTTTCAAATCCGTCGCGTTAACGCTGCCACTACATTCTTGAATCAGATGATGATATGAGGCTTTCTTGGAAAAGGATACAGATTCTCACTGCCAATATCAACAAATGCAACACCTCCGAGGTCGGATCTCCCCTCCGCTTTTCCTTGACTTTCCTCCATGTATTCCATAGTGTGAAGTGTACCAGTTGTTCCCCGCCTCACCCATTACGGAGAAGTCATCATGTTGAAATGCATTGGCATCCGGCGCGAGACGAAGGACAAAACGCAACGGCGCGCACCGCTTTCACCAACACATGTACGGACACTTGTTCGCAAATACGGCATCAGAGTACTTGTGGAGCCGTGGCCTCAACGCGTATTCCCGGATGCCGAATACAAGCGCGCAGGAGCCGAGATAACCACCGACCTCAGTCCGGCGAACATCGTGTTCGGCGTAAAAGAAGTCTCATCCGACTATCTACTCGAAAACAAAGCCTATTGTTTCTTCTCCCACACCATCAAGGGTCAGGAGTACAATATGGAGATGCTGCAAACCATTCTCGACAGGAACATCAGCCTGTTCGATTATGAATTGGTGAAAGATGATGAAGGCAAGCGGATCGTCTTCTTCGGTGACTACGCTGGCTACGCAGGAATGATCGATACGTTGTGGGCGCTCGGCCGCAGACTCAGTTCTGAAGAAATTAAAACTCCCTTTGCCGGTATCAAGTACGCAAACAAGTACGGAAGTCTTGAAGAAGCATCAACCGCAATTCGGAAAGCAGGAAGGCGCATTGCCCGGCACGGCTTACCGCGTGAGCTTGTTCCGTTCGTCGTCGGATTTACCGGGTATGGCAGAGTCTCGACGGCTGCGCAGAATGTGTTTGATCTTCTTCCTTATGAAGAAATGGAACCGCAGGATTTACCCGCGTTCATGAAGGCGCGCAAATTCTCGAATCGTGTTTTGTACAAAGTGAAGTTCCAGAAGCCGGATATGTTCCAGCATCTTGTCCGCGGGAAGAAATTCAACGTCAAAGAGTTTACGCGTTATCCCTACCGGTACGTCAACCGCTTTGAGCGCTACGTTCCGTTCCTCAGCGTTATCGTGAACGGCATTTACTGGGAGCCGCAGTTCCCCAGCCTTCTCTCAAAACGATATATCAAAACGCTTTATGCCATAGAACGGCGTCCCCGCCTGCGTGTCGTCGGAGACATCACTTGCGACGTTGAAGGATCGATTGAGTTGACGGTGAAGACGACGGATTCGACAAATCCCGTCTATGTTTTTGAGGCGAAGACGGGCAAGACGATTGACGGATGGAAAGGAAGAGGCCCGGTGGTTCTTGCTGTTGACATGCTGCCGACGGAACTGCCGCGTGAAGCATCGGAGGCGTTCGGTACCGGATTGCTGCCGTTTGTTCCGAAACTCGCCGCAGCAAACTACACAAAACGGTGGAACGAGTTGAAGATAGCGCGTCAGTTTCTGGATGCATTGATTACACATCACGGAAATCTTACGCCGCAATTCAAATATCTCAAGAAACATCTACCGAAATGAATGCAGGGATGAAATCATGAAACATATACTCGTACTTGGTGCCGGACAAAGCACATCGTATCTTATATCCTATCTGTTGCAGCATGCGGAACAATTCGACTGGTTCGTGACAGTCGGAGACCACAATGCCGAGCTTGCGACGCAGCGGGTCGCGGGACATCCCCGCGGACAAGCGTTGCAGTTCGATATCAACGACGAGCCGACCAGAGTCGCCCTTCTCAAGAAGGCGAAAATCGTTGTGAATATGTTGCCGCGGCCCTACCAGCATCTTGTCGCGCTGGAATGCCTGAAGAACAGCTCGCACATGATCACCGCATCGTACGAAGACCCGATGGTGCGCAAGCTGGAAACCGAAGCGCATCGCAAGAACATTCTCATCTTGAATGAAATGGGACTTGACCCCGGCATCGATCATATGGTCGGGATGGCACTTATTCAAAGAATCAGAAATCAGGGCGGTGTGGTGAACAGCTTCCGGTCGTACGGTGGCGGCTTGCCAGCGCCGAAGGCGGCGCCCAATCCGCTCAACTATGCCATCACGTGGAATCCCCGCAACGTGCTGATGGCGGGCGAAGATGGAGCCCTGTACAAAGAGGATGGAAGAATCAACTTGCTGCCGTTTCATCAGTTATTCCAGCGAACGTGGACAGTGGATGTGGAGGGAATCGGCACGCTTGAAGCCTACCCGAACCGCGATTCGCTTGCGTATGAATCCGTTCTCGGCTTGACGATGGATCACACAATTATCCGCGGTACGCTGCGCTATCCGGGCTGGAGCGAAACGTGGCAGCAGATTGTCTATCTCGGGCTCGCGAACGAAGCGCTCCGCATTCCCAATCTGAAAAACATGACCTATCGTGAACTCACCGAAATGGCCTTGCCGCAAAGCCAGGGGCCGAAGAAGCTCGAACAACAAGTGGCAAACTACCTCGGCATCAGTCC of the Bacteroidota bacterium genome contains:
- a CDS encoding saccharopine dehydrogenase NADP-binding domain-containing protein, encoding MKHILVLGAGQSTSYLISYLLQHAEQFDWFVTVGDHNAELATQRVAGHPRGQALQFDINDEPTRVALLKKAKIVVNMLPRPYQHLVALECLKNSSHMITASYEDPMVRKLETEAHRKNILILNEMGLDPGIDHMVGMALIQRIRNQGGVVNSFRSYGGGLPAPKAAPNPLNYAITWNPRNVLMAGEDGALYKEDGRINLLPFHQLFQRTWTVDVEGIGTLEAYPNRDSLAYESVLGLTMDHTIIRGTLRYPGWSETWQQIVYLGLANEALRIPNLKNMTYRELTEMALPQSQGPKKLEQQVANYLGISPTGKIMDNLKWLGLFSKEKIGVDVQTVAEVMIHLMKQKLRMPDGAQDMVVLVHEIECHYPNENN